One Acidobacteriota bacterium genomic window, CACCGGCGGGCTCGACGTCCGCTGGGGATTCACTCCCAACCTCACCGCCAACCTCACCTTCAATCCCGATTTTGGCGACACCGAGGCAGACGAGTTCAACACCGAGCTCTCGCGCTTCGAGATCTTCTTTCCGGAAAAGCGGCAGTTCTTCACCGAAGGCGCCAACTATTTCCAAACGCCGATGCTGCTCTTCTTCACCCGCCGCATCGGTGCGCGCCTCGACGATGGTGAGCCGCAGCGCATCCTCGAGGGTGGCAAGATCACCGGCAAGGTTGGCCGCTGGACCGTGGGAGTGCTCGAAGCGCTGACCCAGCGGACCGCGCTGGTCGAGCCCAACCGCGGCACGCCCGGACTCTCTCCCGGTGCGCTCTTCGGCGTGCTGCGCTTGCAGCGCGACATCTTCAAGAAGTCGTCGGCCGGCTTCCTCGCCGTCACCCGCACCCAAGGCGACGCTCCCTCCGGCGCCGCCGTCGTGGGCCAAAGCCAGTCGGCGTATGCGGTGGACCTCAACATCCTTCACGGCGAGCACGTCAGCTGGCAGTCGCAGGTCATGCTCAACACCAACGACGGGCTTCCGGGCATTAGAAGCGCCGGCGTGACCGGAGAGAACCTCGGCTGGCTGAGCCACTACCAGTTCAACTCCGAGCGCTTCTTCGTCAACGCCAGCGCCAAGTTCCTGGGCGATCGCGTGGACGTCAGCTCCATCGGCTTCGAGCCTGAGATCGGCAGGTACAACGGCGATCTCGACCTCATCTACAAACCGTTCATCAACCGGTATTTCATCCGCCAGCTCTTTCTCGAAGCCAACTACGACCAGTCCACCAACGTGAATGGCGCGCTCGAAGACGCCGGCGCCGATCTGGTATTGCGCGCGCAGCTCAAGAACTTCTGGTTGGTGCGCGCGTCCTTCCATTACGACCGCGCGCGCTTCTTCACCTTCACGCCCACCTTCGGACGGCTGCCCAGCTTCACCCTCTACCAGGATCCGAAGTACCGCTTCCAGGTACAGACGAATCCGAATCGCGCCGTCTACCTCGACGTCTTGCTGACCAGCGGCAAGTTCGTGCAGTTCGAGGAGAACTTTCACGGCTTCCAGCGCCGCTGGGACGTGGGCGTGAAAGCCCGGCTCGGCGCGCACATGAAATGGCAGCTCGCCGGGGTGCTCGCGCGCGAGTATCTGCTCGACGGCGCCTTCTACCAGGACCGGCGCTTCCTCATCTCGCGCATCAATTATCAGTTCACGCCCAAGTGGCGCGCCCGCGTGCTGGCACAATACGGCGACGACAAGCACGGCAACGACATCAACGTGAACGCGCTCGTCGCTTACGACTTTACCGCGCGCTCGGCCTTCTACCTCGGCTACAACCACCAGCGGACGTCTCCGCTCGACCGCGCCGACCTGGGCAACGAGGTGTTCGTGAAAGTGTCGTACCTGTTCCCGTTCTGACCTGCTCCTCTTCCTACAGATATGTGTTTTGACAGAAATAAATCATTATGATATATTCAAGACTGAGGTGAAGCTCTCCTCCTCATTCAGGTCATCTGAACTAAGGCAGCCCATCTGAAGTCGTCTCGCCCTTAGCCGCGTGGAAAGGTCGGTTCGATGCCTGCCAAAGTTCTCACCATACAAGCGAATCAGTTACGAAAAGTAAGTGCCCGTCTGGAGTCGGTCGCGGAGAAGTACTCCCTTCTGACGGCGGCGCTCATGGCGATCTCAGGGACCATCCACGCCTGCGCCACATTCTTGGACGTGTTGGTGGCGACCAGGCTGAGCACCAAGCCCGCCTAAACCGTGACTGCTCCGATGGGGCGGGTTTTGCCCGAAGTTCCTCGCCCTGCGGGCTGTTCAAACTTGAACATCTAGACGAGTTGGTTCATTGCAGCTACGCTTGCCGGCAGCTGGCCAGTTTCTCGACTTGATCGTGCGAGAAGACCCGAATGGCAAACAGGACGAAACGTACGCTCCCGCCCGGCCCCGCGGCATTCCTCGAACAGGCCGGCCCCGGGAGAAGCATTCGGGCCTACCGCGACAAAGAAGCCATCTATTCACAAGGCGGTCCCGCCGATGCCGTCTTCTTCCTCCAAAACGGCATGGTGAAACTCACGATGGGCTCCAAGCACCGTCGCAAGAAAGCCGTGCTTGCCGTCCTCTATAAGGGTGATCTTTTTGGGGAAGGCTGCCTGGGACGAGAGCTGCACCGCATGTCGACGGCGATCTCTGTCGGCACGTCCACAATCACTCGCCTGGAAAAAGCCGCTTTCCGTCGCGAGCTCGCTCGCGACCCGGCGTTTGCAGCCATTTTCATCGACTGGCTGCTGGCACAGGCGGTCCGCTTGAAGGCCGACCTGGCCGATCACTTCCTCAACTACAGCGAGCGACGCCTGGCGCGGATTCCTCTTGCAGAACAAGGGCGTGACCCCGGGACCGAAGGGTGAACCCTCCACCACCCCGCTCAGCCAAACCGTGCTCGCGGAGATGGTCGGTACCACTCGCTCGCGAGTCAGCGCTTTCATGAACGCGTTTCGGAAGAAGGGCTACATCCACTATAACGGCGTTTTGGAAATAGATTCCCGGCGGCTCAACGCCTACCTGCAAGACTGAACGCGCACGCGCGCGCGACCGTCAGGGATCAGTGTGCGCTTGGCCCAGGCTACTGCGGATGGAGGAAGAAGTACGCCGTCATGGCGAGGCCGATGACGATGACGATGCGGCGCACCGCGACCGGGTCGAGTTTCTGCGCGAAGTAAGCGCCGCCGTATCCGCCGATGGCCGCGCCCACGATCATCAGCACCGCCTGCGGCCAAGCGACGGCCCCAGCGAAGATGAAGGTGATGACGGCC contains:
- a CDS encoding DUF5916 domain-containing protein; the encoded protein is MPSKSVAAVRLDGPAARIRMDGELDEPAWQQAALIDGFIQTEPDLGKPVSEKTEALIFYDSHNIYFGFRCYDSEPNKVIYRLGAHDADTGSDSVDVLIDTFNDHRTGFYFSINSSGIQFDAASTDSGHGGFIDVHDPTWDGIWYSAAKRQPWGWSAEIRIPFRSLRIPHAAEQTWGLNINRTIPRKNELAAWREIARFDGFMRPSKLGELSGLHGLETGKNLEFIPYFSTRYRASPWLPKFEGASATGGLDVRWGFTPNLTANLTFNPDFGDTEADEFNTELSRFEIFFPEKRQFFTEGANYFQTPMLLFFTRRIGARLDDGEPQRILEGGKITGKVGRWTVGVLEALTQRTALVEPNRGTPGLSPGALFGVLRLQRDIFKKSSAGFLAVTRTQGDAPSGAAVVGQSQSAYAVDLNILHGEHVSWQSQVMLNTNDGLPGIRSAGVTGENLGWLSHYQFNSERFFVNASAKFLGDRVDVSSIGFEPEIGRYNGDLDLIYKPFINRYFIRQLFLEANYDQSTNVNGALEDAGADLVLRAQLKNFWLVRASFHYDRARFFTFTPTFGRLPSFTLYQDPKYRFQVQTNPNRAVYLDVLLTSGKFVQFEENFHGFQRRWDVGVKARLGAHMKWQLAGVLAREYLLDGAFYQDRRFLISRINYQFTPKWRARVLAQYGDDKHGNDINVNALVAYDFTARSAFYLGYNHQRTSPLDRADLGNEVFVKVSYLFPF
- a CDS encoding cyclic nucleotide-binding domain-containing protein yields the protein MANRTKRTLPPGPAAFLEQAGPGRSIRAYRDKEAIYSQGGPADAVFFLQNGMVKLTMGSKHRRKKAVLAVLYKGDLFGEGCLGRELHRMSTAISVGTSTITRLEKAAFRRELARDPAFAAIFIDWLLAQAVRLKADLADHFLNYSERRLARIPLAEQGRDPGTEG